The proteins below are encoded in one region of Thermotoga sp. Mc24:
- a CDS encoding cysteine desulfurase family protein, with translation MKVYFDNNATTRVDDRVLEEMIVFYREKYGNPNSAHGMGIEVNLHMEKAREKVAKILGVSPSEIFFTSCATESINWVLKTVAETFEKRKRTIITTPVEHKAVLETVKYLSMKGFKVKYVPVDSRGVVKLEELEKLVDEDTFLVSIMAANNEVGTIQPVEDVVRIVKKKNREILVHVDAVQTIGKIPFSLERLGVDYASFSAHKFHGPKGVGITYVRRGVPIRPLIHGGGQERGLRSGTQNVPGIVGAARAMEIAVEELSEAAKHMEKLRSKLVSGLKSLGAQIITPLEVSLPNTLSVSFPNIRGSTLQNLLSGYGIYVSTSSACTSKDERLSHVLDAMGIDRQIAQGAIRISLCKYNTEEEVNYFLEKIEEILGFLDLTENNRR, from the coding sequence ATGAAGGTTTATTTTGACAACAACGCGACGACGAGGGTGGACGATCGGGTTCTCGAAGAGATGATCGTTTTCTACCGCGAAAAGTATGGAAATCCCAATTCCGCACACGGCATGGGTATAGAAGTCAATTTGCACATGGAAAAAGCAAGAGAAAAGGTGGCGAAAATACTCGGTGTCTCACCCTCAGAAATATTCTTCACCTCCTGTGCGACGGAGTCGATAAACTGGGTCCTCAAAACAGTCGCTGAGACATTTGAGAAAAGAAAAAGAACCATCATCACCACTCCCGTAGAACACAAAGCGGTTCTTGAAACAGTGAAATATCTCTCGATGAAGGGTTTCAAGGTGAAGTACGTTCCCGTTGACTCCAGGGGTGTTGTGAAACTGGAAGAACTGGAAAAGCTCGTAGATGAGGATACGTTCCTCGTCAGTATCATGGCTGCGAACAACGAGGTGGGTACCATCCAGCCTGTTGAAGATGTGGTCAGGATAGTGAAAAAAAAGAACAGAGAAATTCTTGTTCATGTCGATGCCGTTCAGACGATTGGGAAGATCCCGTTCTCCCTCGAGAGACTGGGAGTGGACTACGCGAGTTTCAGCGCGCACAAATTTCACGGACCGAAAGGCGTTGGAATAACATACGTCAGGAGGGGAGTTCCCATCAGACCCCTCATACACGGTGGGGGGCAGGAAAGAGGGCTCAGATCTGGAACGCAGAATGTGCCGGGAATCGTCGGGGCAGCCCGTGCCATGGAAATCGCCGTTGAAGAGCTGAGCGAAGCAGCAAAACACATGGAGAAACTCAGAAGCAAACTCGTATCTGGTTTGAAGAGCTTGGGAGCCCAAATCATAACTCCTCTGGAGGTATCCCTTCCCAACACACTCTCCGTTTCTTTTCCGAACATCAGAGGGTCCACTCTTCAGAACCTTCTCTCCGGGTATGGTATTTATGTTTCAACGTCATCAGCCTGTACCAGCAAAGATGAAAGATTGAGCCATGTTCTGGATGCGATGGGAATCGATAGACAAATTGCCCAAGGGGCCATCAGAATCAGCCTCTGCAAATACAACACGGAGGAAGAAGTGAATTATTTCCTCGAGAAAATCGAAGAAATTCTCGGTTTTCTGGATTTAACTGAAAATAATCGCCGATAA
- a CDS encoding YicC/YloC family endoribonuclease, with amino-acid sequence MIRSMTGFSRVEKVSGPYHFRVEVKSLNSKGLNIINQLPGYLSMKEIDLNNLVQEYVNRGKVQIRIQVKFLEPPKVLEIDKNVVRAYYSMLDEIVGELSLPEPVKLSDLLNFREVFRIELSDEEIESIWNHLIPILREAFEKLVEERKKEGQKIGVDLKRILEDLSSRVEEIEKISDQLPALYREKIKEEVEKILPQDVSVKEDILENHVAFMATKADIREEITRLRSHIKRALELIESDDSVGMNLDFLGQEMLRELNTILSKSISGEITSLALEGKVLVSQFREQIQNVE; translated from the coding sequence GTGATAAGAAGCATGACCGGCTTCAGCAGAGTCGAGAAGGTGTCTGGTCCCTATCACTTCAGAGTCGAAGTGAAGTCTTTGAATTCGAAAGGTCTGAACATCATAAACCAGTTGCCTGGGTACCTTTCAATGAAAGAAATAGATTTGAACAATCTCGTGCAGGAGTACGTGAACAGGGGAAAAGTTCAAATCCGAATTCAGGTGAAGTTCCTGGAACCTCCCAAGGTTCTCGAAATAGACAAAAACGTTGTCAGGGCGTATTATTCGATGCTCGATGAGATAGTTGGGGAACTTTCTCTTCCTGAACCCGTGAAACTCTCGGACCTTCTGAATTTCAGAGAGGTCTTTCGGATAGAACTTTCAGACGAAGAGATAGAGAGCATCTGGAACCATCTGATTCCCATTCTCAGAGAGGCCTTTGAAAAACTTGTCGAGGAAAGAAAGAAAGAGGGTCAAAAGATAGGCGTGGACCTGAAGAGGATCCTGGAAGACCTTTCATCCCGAGTTGAAGAAATAGAAAAAATCTCTGATCAGCTTCCCGCACTTTACCGCGAAAAGATAAAGGAGGAAGTAGAAAAGATCCTTCCACAGGATGTCTCTGTGAAAGAAGACATTCTGGAGAATCATGTGGCTTTCATGGCTACCAAAGCCGATATAAGAGAAGAGATCACCCGGCTCAGAAGTCACATAAAAAGAGCTCTCGAGCTGATAGAAAGCGACGATTCGGTCGGGATGAACCTGGATTTTCTCGGTCAGGAGATGTTGAGGGAGTTGAACACAATCCTTTCCAAGTCCATTTCCGGTGAGATAACCAGCCTTGCTCTCGAGGGGAAGGTACTGGTTTCTCAGTTCAGGGAACAGATTCAGAACGTTGAGTGA
- a CDS encoding DUF370 domain-containing protein: protein MYGLINIGFGNVVAGDRVIAIVNPESSPLKRMKDEAKLEGKLIDATYGRKTRSIIITDSNHIILSAIQPETIAQRFMENFYEIERVLRETKK, encoded by the coding sequence ATGTACGGTCTGATCAACATCGGTTTTGGAAATGTGGTGGCGGGTGACCGTGTGATCGCCATCGTGAATCCCGAGTCCTCTCCTTTGAAGAGAATGAAAGATGAGGCGAAGCTTGAGGGGAAGCTCATCGATGCCACATATGGAAGAAAAACAAGATCGATCATCATCACGGACAGTAACCATATCATTCTGAGTGCCATCCAGCCGGAAACGATCGCTCAGAGATTCATGGAGAACTTCTACGAAATAGAAAGAGTGTTGCGAGAAACGAAAAAATAG
- the gmk gene encoding guanylate kinase — protein sequence MKGELFVICGPSGAGKTSIIKEVLKRLDNVVFSVSCTTRPKRPYEEDGKDYFFITEEEFLKRVERGEFLEWARVHGHLYGTLRSFVESHINEGKDVVLDIDVQGALSVKKKYSGAVFIYVAPPSYADLRERILKRGTEKEADVLVRLENAKWELMFMDEFDYIVINERLEDAVEVVVSIVRTERAKVIRNQDRIEQFKMEVKGWKRW from the coding sequence ATGAAAGGAGAGCTTTTCGTCATCTGTGGTCCTTCCGGTGCGGGAAAAACCAGTATAATCAAAGAGGTTCTCAAAAGGCTGGACAACGTGGTCTTTTCCGTTTCCTGCACGACGAGGCCGAAGCGACCGTACGAGGAAGACGGTAAGGATTACTTCTTCATCACAGAAGAAGAGTTTTTGAAGCGTGTTGAAAGAGGAGAGTTTCTCGAGTGGGCTCGTGTCCACGGTCATCTCTACGGGACTCTTCGCTCTTTTGTGGAATCCCATATTAACGAAGGAAAAGATGTTGTACTCGACATAGACGTTCAGGGGGCACTTTCGGTGAAAAAGAAATACTCAGGTGCGGTGTTCATCTATGTGGCTCCTCCATCCTATGCAGATCTGAGGGAACGTATACTCAAAAGAGGAACAGAAAAGGAAGCGGACGTGCTTGTAAGGCTCGAAAACGCCAAGTGGGAACTCATGTTCATGGATGAGTTCGATTATATCGTGATAAACGAAAGGCTCGAAGATGCTGTGGAAGTGGTTGTGTCGATTGTGAGAACCGAGAGGGCAAAAGTCATCAGAAATCAGGACAGGATAGAACAGTTCAAGATGGAGGTGAAAGGATGGAAAAGATGGTGA
- a CDS encoding DNA-directed RNA polymerase subunit omega: MEKMVKFNLRYDELLKKIPYKYAIPVVVAKRAEAIREYARPFVITDDENPVSIAFMELSMNYIRIKNEEILKALIPKVK, from the coding sequence ATGGAAAAGATGGTGAAGTTCAATCTCAGGTACGATGAACTGTTGAAGAAGATACCATACAAGTACGCTATACCTGTTGTTGTGGCAAAGCGTGCAGAAGCGATCAGAGAATACGCCAGACCGTTCGTAATTACAGATGACGAAAATCCTGTCAGTATCGCCTTTATGGAACTCAGCATGAACTACATCAGGATTAAAAACGAAGAGATATTGAAAGCACTCATTCCGAAGGTGAAGTGA